A single genomic interval of Symphalangus syndactylus isolate Jambi chromosome 18, NHGRI_mSymSyn1-v2.1_pri, whole genome shotgun sequence harbors:
- the RANGAP1 gene encoding ran GTPase-activating protein 1 isoform X4: MFTGRLRTEIPPALISLGEGLITAGAQLVELDLSDNAFGPDGVQGFEALLKSSACFTLHELKLNNCGMGIGGGKILAAALTECHRKSSAQGKPLSLKVFVAGRNRLENDGATALAEAFRVIGTLEEVHMPQNGINHPGITALAQAFAVNPLLRVINLNDNTFTEKGAVAMAETLKTLRQVEVINFGDCLVRSKGAVAIADAIRGGLPKLKELNLSFCEIKRDAALAVAEAMVDKAELEKLDLNGNTLGEEGCEQLQEVLEGFNMAKVLTSLSDDEDEEEEEEGEEEEEEAEEEEEEEDEEEEEEEEEEEEEPQQQGQGEKSATPSRKILDPNTGEPAPVLSSPPPADVSTFLAFPSPEKLLRLGPKSSVLIAQQTDTSDPEKVVSAFLKVSSVFKDEATVRTAVQDAVDALMKKAFSSSSFNSNTFLTRLLVHMGLLKSEDKVKAIANLYGPLMALNHMVQQDYFPKALAPLLLAFMTKPNSALESCSFARHSLLQTLYKV; encoded by the exons ATGTTCACGGGGAGGCTGCGGACCGAGATCCCACCAGCCCTG ATCTCACTAGGGGAAGGACTCATCACAGCTGGGGCCCAGCTGGTGGAGCTGGACTTAAGTGACAATGCATTCGGGCCTGACGGTGTGCAAGGCTTCGAGGCCCTGCTCAAGAGCTCAGCCTGCTTCACCCTACATGAACTCAAGCTCAACAACTGTGGCATGGGCATTGGCGGCGGCAAG ATCCTGGCTGCAGCTCTGACCGAATGTCACCGGAAATCCAGTGCCCAAGGCAAGCCTCTGTCCCTGAAGGTCTTTGTGGCTGGCAGAAACCGTCTGGAGAACGATGGCGCCACTGCCTTGGCAGAAGCTTTTAGG GTCATCGGGACCCTGGAGGAGGTCCACATGCCACAGAATGGGATCAACCACCCTGGCATCACTGCCCTGGCCCAGGCTTTCGCTGTCAACCCCCTGCTGCGGGTCATCAACCTGAATGACAACACCTTCACTGAGAAGGGCGCCGTGGCCATGGCCGAG ACCTTGAAGACCTTGCGGCAGGTGGAGGTGATTAATTTTGGGGACTGCCTGGTGCGCTCCAAGGGTGCAGTTGCCATTGCAGATGCCATCCGCGGCGGCCTGCCCAAGCTAAAG GAGCTGAACTTGTCATTCTGTGAAATCAAGAGGGATGCTGCCCTGGCTGTTGCTGAGGCCATGGTAGACAAAGCTGAGCTGGAGAAGCTGGACCTGAATG GCAACACCCTGGGAGAAGAAGGCTGTGAACAGCTTCAGGAGGTGCTGGAGGGCTTCAACATGGCCAAGGTGCTGACGTCCCTCAG TGATGacgaggacgaggaggaggaggaggaaggagaagaggaagaagaggaagcagaagaagaggaggaggaggaagatgaggaagaggaggaagaggaggaggaggaggaagaagagcctCAGCAGCAAGGGCAGGGAGAGAAGTCAGCCACGCCCTCACGGAAGATTCTGGACCCTAACACTGGG GAGCCAGCTCCCGTGCTGTCCTCCCCACCTCCTGCAGACGTCTCCACCTTCCTGGCTTTTCCCTCTCCAGAGAAGCTGCTGCGCCTAGGGCCCAAGAGCTCCGTGCTGATAGCCCAGCAG ACTGACACGTCTGACCCCGAGAAGGTGGTCTCTGCCTTCCTAAAGGTGTCATCTGTGTTCAAGGACGAAGCTACCGTGAGGACGGCAGTGCAGGATGCAGTAG ATGCCCTGATGAAGAAGGCTTTCAGCTCCTCGTCCTTCAACTCCAACACCTTCCTCACCAGGCTTCTCGTGCACATGGGTCTGCTCAAG AGTGAAGACAAGGTCAAGGCCATTGCCAACCTGTACGGCCCCCTGATGGCGCTGAACCACATGGTGCAGCAGGACTATTTCCCCAAGGCCCTTGCACCCCTGCTGCTGGCGTTCATGACCAA